In Lysobacter firmicutimachus, one genomic interval encodes:
- a CDS encoding S1 family peptidase, translating to MKKLALVTIATGIFAWGSATAKGPRDHLGYVAEYARYYGIDIGEARHRISATDRAIEIQTALRDNTPDTFSGMYVEHKPKFRVVAKFTSPPSAAIRPLLQSPAISVQFGDHSETELKAALAAVTQDLGSRGIRHLAGIEIQRSKVLVEVAPEDATRIGAAYAAKNSSIYEWRVAQGFVAPTFAPYAAYYGADRLWGSTGKICTSGFHAKLADGTAVITTAGHCDDQMRIWNSSGQQIPLAGQRVKGSLDLQWLRYSSSVYYLAPGISNGSWTYDIRAVRSKSQMIVGQHVCKYGDTTYTTCGDISRLDSVEMFNGERGNYIQVHHQNGSVMNDGGDSGGPVYAWHEGVGYAAYGIVHGRGDVGTTIRNDLFFMPSDGYAAAGLTIMVRTD from the coding sequence TCTCGGATACGTTGCCGAGTACGCGCGATACTACGGAATTGACATAGGCGAAGCTCGACATCGCATTTCTGCCACGGACCGCGCGATTGAGATCCAGACTGCACTCCGCGACAACACGCCCGATACGTTTTCCGGAATGTACGTCGAGCACAAGCCGAAATTCAGAGTCGTGGCCAAGTTCACTAGTCCGCCAAGCGCAGCGATACGCCCCCTATTGCAGAGCCCTGCGATTTCCGTTCAATTCGGTGACCACTCGGAAACTGAGCTGAAGGCAGCACTTGCTGCGGTAACTCAGGATCTCGGGAGCCGTGGCATCCGGCACCTGGCTGGCATCGAGATTCAGCGCTCTAAGGTATTGGTTGAAGTTGCGCCAGAGGATGCGACTAGGATCGGTGCTGCATACGCAGCGAAGAACAGCTCGATCTACGAATGGAGAGTCGCGCAAGGATTCGTAGCTCCAACGTTTGCGCCATATGCCGCCTATTATGGAGCTGATCGATTGTGGGGATCGACAGGGAAGATCTGCACTTCGGGCTTCCACGCCAAGCTTGCTGACGGAACGGCCGTCATTACGACAGCTGGACACTGCGACGACCAAATGCGAATCTGGAATAGTAGCGGCCAGCAAATTCCTCTCGCAGGCCAACGAGTCAAGGGATCGCTAGATCTGCAGTGGCTTCGGTACTCGTCGTCCGTCTACTACCTCGCCCCAGGCATTTCAAACGGCTCGTGGACGTACGATATCCGCGCCGTTAGGAGCAAGTCTCAGATGATCGTCGGGCAGCATGTCTGCAAGTACGGCGATACGACTTACACGACTTGCGGCGATATCTCGCGCCTGGATTCAGTTGAGATGTTTAACGGCGAGCGAGGAAACTACATTCAGGTACATCATCAGAATGGAAGTGTCATGAACGACGGCGGCGACAGTGGCGGTCCTGTCTATGCTTGGCACGAAGGCGTTGGCTATGCCGCCTACGGAATTGTTCACGGGCGGGGTGATGTGGGAACAACGATCCGCAACGACCTATTCTTCATGCCCTCGGATGGATACGCCGCAGCAGGGCTGACCATCATGGTGCGTACCGACTGA
- a CDS encoding phage tail protein has product MGSRKKQTVGHRYLFGLHMGLARGPLDEIVEIRGGDREAWKGSVTQSDRIVINKPDLFGGDKGEGGIKGKLDVLMGDADQAVLPALAALHGTPTPAFRGGATMYFDGQITANNPYPKPWKTRARRALAGWDGAPWYPEKAVIWLANGAIRAMNPAHILVECLTNRDWGRGLDRGLLDDASYRRAADTLHAEGFGLCLRWARQTSISDFMQVVIDHIGAAQYTDRSTGRSTLRLLRDDYRVEDLPLFDYESGLLAIEEDEGGAQDAAVNQVIVTWCDPIKDEERQVRVQDLAGIQATGGVASTTTEYRGLPTAELAARVGTRDLSIACSALKRFKIKLDRRGGVLAPGSVFCIRDPFREIGTLVLRAGTFDDGRIAEGAITVQAVQDVFGLPATSYLQPQPPIWLPPDRTPQPAPTRRLFEAGYRDLATTLDPGALAALPADVGVVLAVGEQPGGLALNYILATRTGGGAFAEAGTGDWCPTAMLAGALTATTTAVQLAAGRALDQVAAGTAAWIEDELVRVVAIDPQAQTATLARGCADTVPVPHAEGARIWFYDDFAAADPTDYSVGETVEAKLLTRTSSAVLDPTLAPVDSVRLAQRQVRPYPPGDLQLGGARYPTAIEGDLVVSWAHRDRKLQADQMVDHGQGSIGPEAGSVYVLRLLDAIAGSVLDTPAPMTGTSYTSPLKGAHRVRAEIGSMRDGLASWQKATHIFDFKNGLLRTETGDELVSEAGDYLLVE; this is encoded by the coding sequence GTGGGTAGTCGCAAGAAGCAGACGGTCGGCCACCGCTACCTGTTCGGATTGCACATGGGCCTCGCACGAGGACCCCTGGACGAGATTGTCGAGATCCGGGGCGGCGACCGGGAGGCCTGGAAGGGCTCGGTTACCCAGAGCGACCGGATCGTCATCAACAAGCCCGACCTGTTTGGCGGCGACAAGGGCGAGGGCGGGATCAAGGGCAAGCTCGATGTGCTCATGGGCGATGCCGATCAAGCCGTGTTGCCGGCGCTGGCGGCCCTGCACGGCACGCCAACGCCCGCGTTCCGCGGCGGCGCGACGATGTACTTCGACGGCCAGATCACCGCGAACAACCCGTACCCGAAGCCGTGGAAGACCCGCGCGCGCCGCGCGTTGGCCGGCTGGGACGGTGCGCCGTGGTATCCCGAGAAAGCGGTGATCTGGCTGGCGAACGGCGCCATCCGGGCGATGAACCCTGCGCACATCCTGGTCGAGTGCCTGACCAACCGGGATTGGGGCCGTGGGCTGGACCGCGGCCTGCTGGACGACGCCAGCTATCGCCGCGCTGCCGACACCTTGCACGCAGAAGGCTTTGGTCTGTGCCTGCGCTGGGCACGACAGACGTCGATCAGCGACTTCATGCAGGTCGTGATCGACCACATCGGCGCCGCGCAGTACACCGACCGCAGCACCGGCCGGTCCACGCTGCGGCTGCTGCGCGACGACTACCGCGTCGAAGACCTGCCGCTGTTCGACTACGAGTCCGGGCTGCTGGCGATCGAGGAGGACGAGGGCGGCGCCCAGGATGCGGCGGTCAATCAGGTCATCGTGACCTGGTGCGACCCGATCAAAGACGAGGAGCGGCAGGTCCGGGTGCAGGACCTGGCCGGCATCCAGGCCACCGGCGGCGTCGCCTCCACCACGACCGAGTACCGTGGTTTGCCGACCGCCGAGCTCGCGGCGCGGGTCGGCACGCGCGATCTGTCGATCGCCTGTTCGGCCTTGAAGCGGTTCAAGATCAAGCTCGACCGCCGCGGCGGCGTGCTGGCGCCCGGCAGCGTGTTCTGCATCCGCGATCCGTTCCGCGAGATCGGCACCTTGGTGCTGCGTGCCGGCACCTTCGACGACGGACGGATCGCCGAAGGCGCCATCACCGTTCAGGCCGTGCAGGATGTGTTCGGCCTGCCGGCCACCAGCTACCTCCAGCCGCAGCCCCCGATCTGGCTGCCGCCGGACCGCACGCCGCAGCCGGCGCCGACGCGCCGGTTGTTTGAGGCCGGCTATCGCGACCTGGCGACCACCCTAGACCCGGGCGCACTGGCGGCGCTGCCGGCGGACGTGGGCGTCGTCCTGGCCGTAGGCGAGCAGCCGGGCGGCCTGGCGTTGAACTACATCCTGGCCACGCGGACCGGTGGCGGCGCCTTCGCTGAGGCCGGCACGGGGGATTGGTGCCCGACCGCAATGCTGGCCGGCGCCCTGACGGCGACGACGACCGCTGTCCAGCTTGCCGCTGGGCGCGCGCTGGATCAGGTGGCCGCAGGGACCGCGGCCTGGATCGAGGACGAGTTGGTCCGGGTGGTGGCGATCGACCCGCAGGCCCAGACCGCGACGCTGGCGCGTGGCTGCGCCGATACCGTGCCGGTGCCGCATGCAGAGGGCGCCCGGATCTGGTTCTACGACGACTTCGCCGCCGCCGACCCGACGGACTACAGCGTCGGCGAAACGGTTGAGGCCAAGCTGCTGACCCGCACGTCGAGCGCGGTTCTGGACCCGACACTCGCGCCCGTCGACAGCGTGCGCCTCGCGCAGCGCCAGGTGCGGCCGTACCCGCCGGGCGACTTACAGCTGGGCGGCGCACGCTACCCGACTGCGATTGAGGGCGACCTGGTGGTGAGCTGGGCGCATCGCGATCGGAAGTTGCAGGCGGACCAGATGGTCGATCACGGACAAGGATCGATCGGACCCGAGGCGGGCTCTGTCTACGTGCTGCGCTTGCTGGACGCCATCGCCGGCAGCGTCTTGGACACCCCGGCGCCGATGACCGGCACCAGCTACACCTCGCCGCTCAAGGGCGCACACCGAGTGCGCGCCGAGATCGGCTCGATGCGCGACGGGCTGGCGAGTTGGCAGAAGGCCACGCACATCTTCGATTTCAAGAACGGCCTGCTCCGAACGGAGACAGGCGATGAGCTGGTCTCCGAGGCCGGCGACTATCTGCTAGTGGAGTGA
- a CDS encoding phage BR0599 family protein, whose product MSFDQLERSVAAGNPRRLYEFVRGAQRWRYTGGDRDFELDTQAYRAIAISDDGIRQSGHVASDVLTITAPGDFEVARLYRGLPPSTEVSVFIRDIHEGDGEARVAWVGRVAGVNRPRLEASEIRCQSLDAALGQPGLRLAWTRGCPHTLYDRNCRINPEAHRVPASLTAVAGNVVTAGAFGLLPDGWLAGGFLAWDLGEAGIERRGIRFHEGERLILLGAGDGLRVGQAVVAYPGCGRTIAICHSKFANAPNYGGVPGLPGKSPFDGTPIF is encoded by the coding sequence GTGAGCTTCGACCAACTTGAGCGTTCGGTTGCCGCGGGCAATCCCCGGCGGCTGTACGAGTTCGTGCGCGGCGCGCAGCGCTGGCGCTATACGGGCGGCGACCGCGACTTCGAACTCGACACGCAGGCGTATCGCGCCATAGCGATCAGCGACGACGGCATCCGCCAGTCCGGCCACGTCGCCAGCGATGTGCTGACGATCACCGCACCGGGCGATTTCGAGGTCGCGCGGTTGTACCGCGGCCTGCCGCCCTCGACCGAGGTCTCTGTATTCATCCGGGACATCCATGAGGGCGACGGAGAGGCGCGGGTGGCCTGGGTCGGCCGCGTGGCCGGGGTCAACCGGCCACGCCTGGAGGCGAGCGAAATCCGCTGCCAGTCGCTGGACGCCGCGCTCGGGCAGCCCGGCCTGCGCCTGGCGTGGACACGCGGTTGCCCGCACACGCTCTACGACCGCAACTGCCGGATCAATCCCGAGGCGCATCGGGTGCCGGCGTCCTTGACGGCGGTCGCCGGCAACGTCGTCACGGCCGGCGCCTTCGGCCTGCTGCCGGACGGGTGGTTGGCCGGCGGCTTCTTGGCCTGGGATCTGGGCGAGGCCGGCATCGAGCGGCGCGGCATTCGATTCCACGAAGGCGAGCGGCTGATCTTGCTCGGAGCCGGCGACGGCCTGCGCGTCGGCCAGGCCGTCGTCGCCTATCCCGGGTGCGGGCGAACCATCGCGATCTGCCACAGCAAGTTCGCCAACGCGCCGAACTACGGCGGCGTGCCGGGACTACCCGGCAAATCCCCCTTCGACGGCACGCCAATCTTCTAG